In a genomic window of Weissella tructae:
- the rplK gene encoding 50S ribosomal protein L11, whose translation MAKKVSSIVKLQIPAGKATPAPPVGPALGQAGVNIMGFAKEFNARTADQDGMLIPVVITVYEDRSFEFITKTPPAAVLLKKAAKVEKGSGEPNTKKVATVTAAQVREIAETKMQDLNAADVEAAMRMIEGTARSMGFTVEG comes from the coding sequence GTGGCTAAGAAAGTTTCAAGTATTGTTAAGTTGCAGATTCCAGCCGGTAAGGCTACACCTGCACCTCCAGTTGGACCTGCATTGGGTCAAGCTGGTGTTAACATCATGGGGTTCGCAAAGGAATTTAACGCACGTACTGCTGATCAAGACGGTATGTTGATCCCTGTAGTTATTACTGTATATGAAGATCGTTCATTCGAATTCATCACTAAGACGCCTCCAGCAGCAGTTTTGCTAAAGAAGGCAGCTAAGGTTGAAAAGGGTTCAGGAGAACCTAACACGAAGAAGGTCGCAACAGTTACTGCAGCTCAAGTTCGCGAAATTGCAGAAACTAAGATGCAAGATCTAAACGCAGCTGACGTAGAAGCAGCTATGCGCATGATTGAAGGTACAGCACGTTCAATGGGATTCACTGTTGAAGGTTAA
- the nusG gene encoding transcription termination/antitermination protein NusG: MAQSGAETLQNEWFVIHTYSGYENKVKANLESRIETMGMTDFIFRVVVPEQEVTVREGDETKVVMENDFPGYVLVEMVMTDEAWYVVRNTPGVTGFLGSHGGGSKPNSLLPEEVDEMLSRMNMTERQVVEQLNAEVGDIVNIVSGSFAGMEGAITNINTEKQEVTVLVNFLGRETPTEMPFSEVQTID, translated from the coding sequence ACACTTACTCAGGTTACGAAAACAAGGTGAAGGCAAACTTGGAATCACGTATTGAAACAATGGGGATGACAGACTTTATCTTCCGTGTTGTTGTTCCTGAACAAGAAGTGACTGTTCGCGAAGGGGATGAAACAAAGGTTGTTATGGAAAATGACTTCCCTGGTTACGTTCTTGTTGAAATGGTAATGACTGATGAAGCTTGGTATGTTGTCCGTAACACACCAGGAGTTACAGGATTCTTGGGATCACACGGTGGTGGTTCAAAGCCTAACTCATTGTTGCCTGAAGAAGTTGACGAAATGTTGTCACGTATGAACATGACTGAACGTCAAGTTGTTGAACAATTGAACGCTGAAGTTGGCGACATCGTGAACATCGTTTCTGGTTCATTCGCTGGTATGGAAGGTGCAATTACAAACATCAACACTGAAAAGCAAGAAGTAACTGTTTTGGTTAACTTCTTGGGACGTGAAACACCAACTGAAATGCCATTCTCAGAAGTACAAACAATCGATTAA